A stretch of Oryza brachyantha chromosome 4, ObraRS2, whole genome shotgun sequence DNA encodes these proteins:
- the LOC102719759 gene encoding G-type lectin S-receptor-like serine/threonine-protein kinase SD2-5, whose amino-acid sequence MLPANLFFFVVVVFIALATIALPISAERFDYPTANLSTRWVNNAATLQHSVSYSDGSAVRAIVLRSPETFYGPSFAAGFFCAPPCRVFLFAVFIVQTNSGAGITLTENGMAQVVWAANRDLPVRENATLELTFNGNLVLRDADGTLVWSSSSSGQSVAGMEINDLGNLVLFDQRNATVWQSFDHPTDTLLPGQSLMDGMALRANSSLTNSTENQVYMTVRPDGLFAYVESTPPQLYYSHPVSMNKSRKDPTKVTFTNGSLSIFGQSTQPSNISLPLAKSAQYMRLEFDGHLRLYEWSNSEGKWTMVSDVIKVVPDDCAFPMVCGKYGICTGGQCSCPLQGNSSLSYFKPVDERKANLGCAPLTPISCQEMQSHRLLLFADVSYFDVSHTVLNATNRDDCKQSCLKNCSCRAVMFRYGQNDSDGTCFSVSEVFSLQTIQPEALHFNSTAYIKVQLSPSASASTENKTKTILGATISAILILLLVVTVVTAYCVRRRKYQEVDEELDFELLPGMPVRFSFEKLRECTKDFSKKLGEGGFGSVFEGKIGEERVAVKRLESAKQGKKEFLAEVETIGSIEHINLVRLIGFCAEKSNRLLVYEYMPRGSLDRWIYYHHNNAPLDWHTRCRIILDIAKGLCYLHEECRRKIAHLDIKPQNILLDENFNAKLADFGLSKLIDRDQSKVVTVMRGTPGYLAPEWLTSQITEKVDIYSFGIVVMEITSGRKNIDISQPEESVQLINLLREKAQNNKLTDIIDKHSDDMVSHHEEEVIQMMKLAMWCLQNDSSRRPSMSMVVKVLEGAMSVENCLDYSFFNANSVMSGQDQDNPPAYSAPPPPSILSGPR is encoded by the coding sequence ATGCTTCCGGCcaacctcttcttcttcgtcgtcgtcgttttCATTGCACTCGCAACCATAGCATTGCCAATCTCTGCAGAGAGATTCGACTATCCCACTGCCAACCTCTCGACGCGGTGGGTGAACAATGCTGCCACGCTCCAGCACAGCGTCAGCTACTCCGATGGGTCAGCGGTGCGTGCCATCGTCCTCCGTTCGCCGGAAACCTTCTATGGCCCCTCCTTCGCTGCAGGGTTCTTCTGCGCTCCACCCTGCCGAGTGTTCCTCTTTGCTGTATTCATTGTCCAGACCAACAGTGGCGCCGGGATCACCTTAACAGAGAACGGGATGGCACAGGTGGTCTGGGCTGCCAACCGGGATCTCCCTGTCAGGGAGAATGCCACCCTTGAGCTCACATTCAATGGCAACTTGGTCCTCCGTGATGCTGATGGTACCCTAGTCTGGTCAAGCAGCAGCTCCGGCCAATCTGTAGCTGGCATGGAGATCAATGATCTTGGTAATCTTGTTCTGTTTGATCAGAGGAATGCAACAGTTTGGCAGTCATTTGATCATCCAACTGACACACTCCTTCCTGGGCAGTCACTGATGGATGGCATGGCGCTCAGAGCAAACAGCTCTCTGACAAACTCGACTGAGAATCAGGTGTACATGACAGTTCGACCAGATGGATTGTTTGCTTATGTTGAGTCCACACCACCACAACTCTACTATTCTCATCCAGTGAGCATGAACAAGAGCAGAAAAGATCCAACCAAGGTTACCTTCACCAATGGGAGCCTCAGCATATTTGGGCAGTCAACACAGCCAAGCAATATATCATTACCACTAGCCAAGTCTGCTCAGTATATGAGGTTAGAGTTTGATGGGCACTTGAGGCTGTATGAATGGTCTAATTCAGAAGGAAAGTGGACCATGGTGTCTGATGTAATCAAGGTAGTCCCTGATGACTGTGCTTTCCCGATGGTGTGCGGGAAGTACGGGATATGCACTGGTGGGCAGTGCAGCTGCCCTCTTCAGGGCAATTCTAGTTTAAGCTACTTCAAACCAGTGGATGAGCGAAAGGCAAATCTGGGTTGTGCACCATTGACACCAATCTCTTGTCAAGAAATGCAAAGCCATCGGCTCTTGCTCTTTGCTGATGTTTCTTACTTTGATGTCAGCCACACCGTTTTGAATGCAACAAACAGAGATGACTGTAAGCAGTCCTGCTTGAAGAATTGCTCCTGCAGGGCTGTTATGTTCAGGTATGGCCAGAACGATTCTGATGGCACATGTTTCTCAGTGTCGGAGGTATTCTCATTGCAAACGATACAACCTGAAGCTCTTCATTTCAACTCCACTGCTTACATCAAGGTGCAGCTTAGCCcctctgcttctgcttctacGGAGAACAAAACGAAGACAATTTTAGGTGCAACAATTTCTGCAATTCTTATTCTTTTACTGGTTGTCACAGTTGTCACTGCATATTGTGTACGAAGGAGGAAGTATCAAGAGGTAGATGAAGAATTAGATTTTGAGCTATTGCCTGGAATGCCAGTGAGGTTTTCATTTGAAAAGTTGAGAGAATGCACCAAAGATTTCAGTAAAAAGCTCGGCGAAGGAGGATTTGGATCAGTTTTTGAAGGGAAAATAGGCGAAGAGAGAGTTGCAGTTAAACGTCTGGAAAGTGCAAAACAAGGAAAGAAGGAATTCCTGGCAGAGGTCGAGACCATTGGCAGCATTGAGCACATCAATCTAGTCAGGCTGATTGGATTTTGCGCAGAGAAGTCAAACAGGCTTCTCGTATATGAATATATGCCAAGAGGGTCACTTGATAGGTGGATCTATTACCACCATAACAATGCCCCTCTTGATTGGCACACCAGGTGTAGGATCATTCTGGATATTGCCAAGGGCTTATGTTATCTCCATGAGGAATGCAGGAGAAAAATAGCTCATTTGGATATCAAACCCCAAAATATTCTCTTAGACGAGAACTTCAATGCCAAATTGGCTGATTTTGGACTTTCCAAGCTAATTGATAGGGATCAAAGCAAGGTGGTGACTGTGATGAGAGGCACACCGGGATATCTGGCACCTGAATGGCTAACATCACAGATCACTGAAAAGGTCGATATCTACAGCTTTGGAATTGTTGTCATGGAAATAACAAGTGGGAGGAAAAACATCGATATCTCACAGCCTGAGGAAAGTGTCCAGCTCATCAATTTACTGCGAGAAAAGGCTCAAAATAATAAGTTGACAGATATAATCGATAAGCATAGTGATGACATGGTCTCACACCATGAGGAGGAAGTGATTCAGATGATGAAGCTCGCGATGTGGTGCTTGCAAAACGACAGCAGCCGAAGGCCTTCGATGTCAATGGTCGTCAAGGTATTGGAGGGTGCAATGAGCGTGGAGAATTGCCTAGATTACAGCTTTTTCAATGCAAATTCAGTAATGTCTGGTCAGGATCAGGACAACCCACCCGCATATTcagctccacctcctccatcgATACTATCTGGTCCAAGATAA
- the LOC102720038 gene encoding aminoacyl tRNA synthase complex-interacting multifunctional protein 1 → MMAAAARMAFASCGRLQALSVPALPRTRRTVAKPIHFLAARSASVLCYCSSSSSSDAATAAPQAVGEEEEEKKLAASEVPVEELAALLDIRVGRVVKAWRHPEADTLFVEEVDVGEEQPRTICSGLVNYLPLEQLQDSNVIVLANLKPRNMRGIKSNGMLMAASDASHENVELLTPPEGSVPGERIWFGAEDDKDRQSEAASPNQVQKKKIWESVQPHLRTSENCTAFLGEHPMRTSAGVVFCRTLQGARVS, encoded by the exons atgATGGCCGCAGCAGCGAGAATGGCGTTCGCCTCCTGCGGCCGCCTCCAGGCTCTGTCAGTCCCCGCCCTGCCAAGAACCCgacgcacggtcgccaagcccaTCCATTTCCTGGCGGCGAGATCCGCCTCCGTCCTCTGCtactgctcctcctcctcctcctccgacgccgccaccgctgcgCCGCAGGCggtgggcgaggaggaggaggagaagaagctgGCGGCGTCGGAGGTCCCGGTGGAGGAGCTGGCGGCGCTGCTGGACATCCGGGTGGGGCGGGTGGTGAAGGCGTGGCGGCACCCGGAGGCGGACACGCTCTTCGTGGAGGaggtcgacgtcggcgaggagcAGCCGCGCACCATCTGCAGCGGCCTCGTCAACTACCTCCCCCTCGAGCAACTCCAA GACAGCAATGTGATTGTTCTTGCAAACCTCAAACCAAGGAACATGCGGGGGATAAAGTCAAATGGCATGCTCATGGCTGCATCTGATGCTTCTCATGAAAATGTCGAGTTGCTTACCCCTCCTGAAGGTTCTGTTCCAGGTGAAAGGATATGGTTTGGTGCCGAAGATGACAAGGATCGCCAATCAGAAGCCGCATCCCCAAATCAG GTCCAAAAGAAGAAGATCTGGGAATCTGTTCAGCCCCATCTTAGGACATCAGAAAACTGCACAGCATTTCTTGGCGAGCACCCGATGCGTACCTCTGCTGGTGTGGTTTTCTGCAGAACGCTGCAGGGGGCAAGAGTGTCATAA
- the LOC107304074 gene encoding putative uncharacterized protein DDB_G0271982, protein MAGGGKKHGRFMIGDGFIDSTTVFGDCSPDDPRPRRRSRTDQDNTNQIEDLLRQLQEEREAREREHEERERQEREQEKDREREERAKEKEQERKERELEHKERELEKIAFQQKSTYFEAALRAIQSKLNIDLLPSVSAPLPVMLTPPTLSGVAWTGNSGPEHVGAGAVSGAIVNI, encoded by the exons ATGGCTGGTGGTGGAAAGAAACATGGACGTTTCATGATCGGGGATGGATTCATTGACTCAACAACAGTCTTTGGTGACTGTTCACCTGATGATCCACGGCCTCGTAGAAGATCTAGGACAGATCAGGACAACACAAATCAGATTGAAGACCTTTTGCGGCAGCTACAAGAGGAGCGTGAGGCCAGGGAAAGAGAGCATGAAGAGAGGGAGCGTCAGGAGAGGGAGCAGGAGAAGGATCGTGAGCGTGAAGAGAGGGCAAAAGAGAAGGAGCAGGAGCGGAAGGAGAGGGAGTTGGAGCACAAGGAGAGGGAGTTGGAAAAGATAGCGTTCCAACAGAAATCAACATATTTTGAAGCTGCTTTAAGA GCGATACAAAGTAAGCTGAACATAGACCTGTTACCTTCAGTCTCAGCTCCCTTACCTGTCATGTTGACTCCCCCA ACTTTATCTGGTGTGGCTTGGACTGGAAACTCAGGCCCTGAACATGTTGGGGCTGGTGCTGTCTCTGGTGCAATTGTGAACATTTAG